The genomic stretch agcatTTTGTTGCACAGCTCAACAGGCTCCCTGCAACTATTGTTGGAAATTCACTACTCCCAAAAATAAGAAGCACCCAAGTGGGCCCCCacgcatccaaacgggccctaacagCATACTACAAAGGGAGAATAATCCAATGTGGTGCATCCTCACATATTCTGATGGAGTTGGATGCTGCCCATTGGATAGGAGGGCCCACTTGAATCTAAATGTACTCTGAGTGGATTGCACTAACCAAGGATCAAGAGCCTGAAAATCGACAGTCCGTACTCAAAATTGAAAACcaaagatttaaaataaaaaataataatccgaCTCCAAATCCCATTGATCCGTCGGTAAGGATCAGCACCCTAACTTACAGACACTGGGAAATCCAAGGAGCATCCATCCAACAGTCAGGTCAATCAGGATGCAGCTGACCTACCTGACCCAACGGGCCAGATGAGTCAAAGCAGGCCACCTAAATGAACACAAGAAAATCTGCACCATAATGTGGATCAGCAGTGTCTTCAGAAGAGTTAACAGATTTTGATTCATGTGAGAAATGCTTGAAAAAGCTATGATTCACTATGCTTGTCCAAAACACCATCAAAAAGCAGAAGAAGAACGAGGTGGGGCCCGCTGAGGAGCATGGGTTCCATTTCTTAGCTCTAAAAGCGAAATACTGATTAAAACATTGAAATTGATGGCACCAAAATGAGAAATGTACAACGAGAAGATATTTGGAGATTGATAGGAAATACCAAAGTAGGAAGACATCACAAGGCATTGATCATCCCCTTCATCTCGGATGACCTCCTTGGATCAGGCTCATCAATTGCTCTCTCAGTAAGCACGTGCTTGATCCGGCACATTGATTTCCTCACCTGCATTTCAGCAAGAATGTGAACTGTTGATGAGCTAATAGCTAACATAAAATCATTTGAAATAACAACAGCAACTAACTAAAATCTGCTGAGGACAGAAAAGAATCATGATAGCACCTAAGGACGGAAGGATGGGAAATggtggaaaagaaaataaaggcaGAAAAAGCTGTATACTCTTGTCTAATATCCTTTTCAATTCAAACAGGAAGGAACTTCTGAAGCACTTCTCCCCTTTCAGAGAGAACTGATATCTTCATCCCATTGAACAAAATCTTAGGCAGGCATTACAGTTTCACATTCGTAAGATTCAGACAGGAATGGGAAGCCAAGAGAGCTGAACATATATCAACCCTAAGAGTGTAGGCCAATATTATTCAGCGTTACAGGGTATGTGGAAAGAACTGAACATATATCAACCCATGTTGACTGATTATGAGACCATGAGATATGACAGAGAGAAATTTCGTGTTGCCAAATTCGTCTCTAGTCTTCGTTTGGAGTTTAAGACGATGCGAGCTCAGATTCTTCGAGATAGAAATTCCATCCATTACGGAGGTGTTTGCCCATGTTCGACAGGCAGTTAGTATAATACAGTGTTCATCTACATCTGATCACTCGGTGTTTGTTTCTTCATCTGTTACTGAGATGGAGGAAATTGTGGTGGCTATGCTCATGACCAACAGTTTGGTGGTAAAGATTCAAGGGGAGGTTTTTTTGGAGATAAGAATAATTGAGAAGGTCATGGTACAGATTTTGGTGGCAACCACAGATATGGTCATGGTAGTCGATAGCGTTCTCATCGTGATCTTTCTAATCACACTGTTGATACGTGTTAGAATCTCACTGGTAGGCCAAATTGGGCAAATCAAGTTTGATCTTCTTATGACAGTTCTGAGGGCTATGTCTCTCCAAGCCCATCTCAACCCATTCCAAATCAGGTACATAGGTACAGCAAAGAAGGATTCCCTTGTCAAGGCAGGAAACGCTTCCACGGCAAGCTTCAGATCATTGGCCAATTCTCCTCTGCACAGAAGAGATGAGAAGTGAGCCTCAACCTTTTAGATTCGAAAATAAATTGTTGggctttcaaattttcaaattgcTAACCGAAGAATGGGGAGAAAACCGTGAAACACGAGAATGGGCAGCTCACAGGGTTTTGAAGAAATTCCAGTGCATCAAAGCAAACTTAAAAGAGTGGAGTGCAACGATAAACAAGGCAAAAACAACAGGACAGATCCATCGAAGAAACCATCCAGGCCCTTGGCACAAATGAAGAAGTGGATCAATAACCAAATGAGAAGCTGTTGATACTCAATTATATATGTGACCTTAACAAGTTCTCCCTACATGAGGAGAAAACATGGTGCTAGAGATCGAAGGCAACTTGGCTTAAAGTTGGAGACCGTAACTATGATTTCTTTCACAAGATAGCAAATGGCTGAAAAGGAAAATTGTCATATCCAAGATGATCGTCGCTAGATAGCTTTTGGAAGACAGAAGAAATCAAAGAGGAAGCAGCAAACTTCTTCTAGCAACTATATGTAGGAGGCAATCTTCAAAGACCCACCACCTTAGATGGGATATCCTGCTTAACTCTTTCTGCAAAGGATGCAACAACTTTGAAGAGAGAATTTAGCAAGGAAATTCACAAAGCAGCCATGGCAATGGGTTCGGACAAATCCCTAGTTCCAGATGGATTCTCTATGGGAATCTTCTACCATTGTTTGGACATCATCAAAGATGATCTATTGGAAGTATTCAAGTAATTCTTCTCCAGAGCTAAATTCAGCAAAGTTTCATTTGCTTAATCCCTAAGATTCCAGGAGCTAAAAGAACGTCTAAATTTAGACCCATCAGTCTGCTAAGTAGCATTTATAAAATCAATGCAAAGGTTCTTTCGAACAAGCTAAAGTTGGTCATGACAAAAGTTATCATGCTTGCCAAGGAGCCTTCATCTCTAATAGGCAAATTCTCATGGTTGATGAATGCATACACCCTACCAAAAGAGAAAGCATAAGGGTGTGATGTCCGAAATTGACATAGAAAAAGCTTTCGATCATGTTGATTGGACCTTCCTATAATACATGCTCAGAAGAAATGGATTTGGGGATAAACGGTGCAGTTGGCTTTATGAATATATCTGTACTACATCCATTTCTATATTGATCAACGACTCTCCGATGAGGTTTTTTCCGGCCCATGTTGTCATGCATATGCGATCGGAACATGTATGCAATCGCATACTTATACATGCGATCCTTATGCGATCACATACTGCATATGAAATCGCATAATGGCCCAACGGTCAGAAATACGACAGTTgagacttcttcttcttttttcttcttttttctttccttttttttttttttgacaaattcagccacttttgcctataaataagcACTCGAATCTCTCCATTTTCACTTTTCTCCACACTAAAgcttacaatctctctctctcttactataATCTCTCTACAAGACTGCAACTCCTTCAAGTTTCTCATTCTCTATTACATTTACTTTTCATTTTTCATCCAAGATCAAGACTCGAGAATACCATCAAGATGAAGTATTACATCGAAGAAGGAGACAACTCTAATGACAACGGTGGTGGCGATCAGATGCCAATCATGCCATAATGGCAACtggatcaatgtatatagtattagTGTATTACTATAATAGTAGCCTATGTTAGTATGTTTATGTTTATATTTGGTAAGTTGTGCTTGTTTTTTGTAAATTGTATTTGTACATAAAGTagtaagttgtaagttgtttcaagttatcaaGTTATcaatttatcaataaaatttaaATGTTCGAATCTTTTAATAAGTAATTCTCTCTTAATGAAGCTTGTCGATTGTTTTGTGAAaatttatgtaaatataatataagtaattaaaaacATAACTTAATAAAACACTCTAGCAAAAATGAAATTAGTGAAATAAGGTATCCAATCACTTAGGCAAGTTTTccctaattttttagaatttttttccgatttttcaatttttcattttttgtttttcaaaaaaaaataataataataatgcaatTGCAGATGACAACAGCAAATGTTCATCgcatgcaatcacatatgcaacTTGACAACATTGTTTCCAGCTCTAGAGGCTTAGATACAGAGATCCTCTTTCCCTCTTCCTCATTGCAATTTGTTGAAGGCTTGAGTTACATAATAACCAAGGCGGAAGAAATGAATCTGATCAAGGAAATAACAGTGAGTGCCTCCTTCTCTACTTCACATCTTCAATTTGCCTATGATACCCTTGTCATGTGTGAAGCTAAGGAATCCCAAATCCAAAATCTGAGAGGCATTCTAAGAAACTTCGATGTAATTTCTGGGCCTaaagtgaacctgagaaaaagtTGGTAGGCAGGTATAAACATCTTTAAGTTTGAGGGTGAATACTCTGGCTTCGGTCTTGAGCTGCAGAAGCAGATCACTTCCTATTACCGTTAGGAGGGAGAGTGCCTGCTAAATCTACTTGGAAGCTGATCACAgaaaagttattaaaaaaaaaaggctcgTAACTTGGAAAAGATGTTACCTACCTCTTAGCAAGCATATCACCTTGATAAAGGCTTCCTTAGTGATTGGGCCAATCTGCTACCTCTTTCCCTCTTCAAAATCCCTACTAGGGTGGCAAAAACTCTAGAAAAAATCCAGCACAATTTCCTCTGGAATGATtttcaggaaaagaagaaaattcaTCTCGTAAATTGGAAGAATGTTCCAAGATCCAAAAAGTATGGAGGCCTAGGTGTAGAGGGCATCCAGGAAAGAAACTGGAGTCCTTTGCAAATGGTGGTAGAGGTTCACTACCGAAAAGCAAGCTCTTTGGACAAATATAATGTTGGACAGATACGGGGTAGAAAACATGGGCTAGGGGCTTAAATGTAAGCATTCAGCAGCATCTTCTAAAGGAGGGGAATCTGCGATATGGGGGACAGTAACAAGATTTCAGGTAAAACACTCAAAGCAAAGCCTTCATTTTCAGGTTAAAAAAGGAAATAATGTTTACCTAGGGGAAGATGAATGGATTGGGGACAAATCTGCTGTTGAAGACTCAAAAAACTCAACAAAGTTATTCGATTTGACTTGACAAATTTCGAATAGAGTAGAGTTTTCAAGTTTTAAAACCTTGGTCTCAAGAGATGATGGTCATTCCAAGTAATTGGGTAAAGTTTCTCAAGCGAACCCTTCGACCTTGAGCAAGCTGTGAGGAAATTTagaaaagctctctctctctctctctctctctctctctctctctgatgcaAGGACATGTGATAagctaaccctagatgcatgtataatcaagttaaagaatgttcaaataaatatacCAATTAACTAACcatttccaatcaaagggattaggtaagtctcaacacaaagatgagatcattctgtcaggatcatgccccttagcataaaattacgtaaacagtaaaaagggaggacctagggatatgaggatatctcagatctagcataagtcagtccacagtcaagtttggatctgattctactgactatcTATCCCTCTTCTTCGCTCAAACTAGAAAAGGGataatatccagagaggaacgaaaggggtaAAGAATGAAGGGtttgagatgaagaaagtacaagtcattttgtcgtcaaaagaaaaggaggatgattcttaccttttcctgcacctcgaagatctagaaagaagggaACCTGAAAtcagggtggaatcctcaacacccaagggccaatcctcgaaccctaatctcttgaataaaaaggaagaaaatatacgaatttgtattcattcaataataatgaaaatagggtttctcacaacgtatatataagatatggaaaaagtaaaagtgcactaaagccctgaaaacaaaaaaaataacaaaaagacgaaATTCATCACGATGAGGACAAAATTACAACAATaagcttaaaaattaagtcaggCTGGCTACAGCTTTTGAACTTAGTAGTTTTGGTAGCAATTTTACGTATGACTATATGACTAAATGAGCTCTTtgattagggctgtacacgaaccgggctagcccggttaactcgctcgactcggcccgacccggaactgagttcgggtcgggacgggccattttcttcagcccgaaactgagttcgggccgagttcggataggtcccagttcggcccgactcggcccgaaacccgactcggtcgagtggggtgtgtgtgtgtgtgtgtgtgtgtattcaaaaccctacccgtccctttcccctttacccttctgggatagttcaccgcccatctttgaagtgacagtgactcatccacctcacagacgtataacttgaacggcctagattcatccaaatacaaaaaggaattataatgtcctgactagttagattttttgtggagtctatagttcaactatctaaaccgttgatcgagggccttgtaatgggacgcggattacctgccaaagcccttcccatgaacttgctgtaaggtctgaaactggcccgaactcgcccgattgctgaccgggccgagttcgggtTGGACATGttgggccgggccgggttcgggctgggtttggctggtgaccgggccaggccgggttgagcccagttcgactaggatcgactcgtgtacacccctacctgcaCTCATAGCGTgtcagaaaatgggtctgatggacccaacgtccatACACATCAACTTCTCCGCTCCGGTACTCTGTCAACAACGCcgcctcctctggtacactctaaagggtgcaccactgatctctctctctctctctctctctctctctctctctctctctctctctctctgtgtgtgctGAAAAAGAATAAATCACACCATTTTGGGTTGCTACCAACAGCAAGTGAGACATACCTTGGGGATCCGCTCCGGATTGGGAAATCGTAAGTTCTGGGCATGGAGCATTTGGCGCTGAGTCATAAGCATGTTTTTCTCCTTCAGAAGAACATACCATAGCTTCTGAAGATCATCCCAAGATTTAAGACGCAGTTCAGATGCCTTCCAACTTCGGCCTAAACACGATAATGCAATATGAGAGCTCTAGAAGAACCTCCAGACAAATAATTAGCCTACATTTCCAAGccctattgaattgaattgcaaaaaatagttaaataaagcaaaagcACCAAACCTTAATACCCTTCTCGATATTCCTATTTTGCAATGAAATGAGGCTCCAGCTTGTGGTTACATAACTTTCAAGGTGGACCTGAAAAGAATGGAActaggctgctttctctttttgAATACCCGGAAGTCTCATTACAATTCACCCATGCCCCCTTGGCTGAACTGAATGTCTGTGCTGCAATTAGTTGTGTATGCAAGCACACACTTAGTAACCCACCAGCAATGCTATGTCATGAGACAGCATCTCTCCAACATTGTTTGTGTTGGATACTTGATAATATAACAAGCATCTCTCCAACATTGTTTGCGTTGGATACTAGTTAATATAATAACCTGAAAAGTCTTTAACGGAATTTagcttttcctttccttcttgcATACATGTACAATCTGTACATTGGACATGGACCAGGTCTGTGATGAAAACACATCACCTAATTTTTCACAGCTCATGTAAGCAAATGATAAATTGATTGCACCAATAATGCCAGACGGCTACAACAAGAGTGTGCAGTTTCAACAAGTAAGCAAAGGAGTATATCCTGCATCTCGACAAACTTGGATAAGACCTCATTGCTAAAATCAATCGGGCAGTCCATGAGaggccttttttcttcttttttttggagaaatactttgatactttGGCAAAGCGCAATGGGTGATAACAAGCAGTTAGAAATTACTAAGATATTGCATTTGTGGCATTCAATTAATTCAAactaaccatccaaattatgagcaccagtttagatgtatcatgaacacaATATTAATACCAATTATCCAATGGTCTTGTTTGAAACAACAAGTGTCCAAAAATTggaggttggatggttaaatcaaTCTAATTTTTACACTAACTTAGTGACAATGTGtttcacaatttagtcagtttaatttgaattcgTACATGACATGTGTCCTACTGttcggattcatgatgaaagttatggcatcGGTATGATGACAactgccaacctgacacaaccctcctttatGCAGGCTGgggaccggcaatgagagcacaaaactcccacaggtgcAATGTAATggctattacataggttgattataaTCAAGCGCTATCTACTAGTCTACTATATAAAATAATATCCTCACATTGGATAAGGAAAAGACAAATGATTCTTCCTATCGGATGTATTTTATGCTTCCAAGATGAGGAAAATGTGGACCATctttattcatttttcttttttcttttcttttcttttccttttttacttttttcttttggaATTGCATTGCACTTTCTCAAGGAAAATGTGAGAAAACCTCTTCTCACAGTTAGAAGTTAATCTGGCCATGCctttaatgcaagggcattttcacaccgggctcaagcgGGGTaggccgtgggatgtggggacacactcaggggggtgacccatgtgatttggggcccacgggggaggtctcatgttcgacactcctcaccgagggtgattaatgcgcatttcacaccgggctcgagtgaggttatagagaatgctagtgtattgtgtatgtggttagtggccccttttagtgtaagtgcatgtgcacacttccctcttctcttacagtgtactatatgctttattataataaaatattatgtgttagagcaatcgtgggatgcggggacacactcaaggtgggcggcccatgtgatttggggcccatgagcccacgaggggggttcagccaagGTCAATAATTCCCAACAACAACTCGtatactttttcctttttttctataTAAATATTGATTTCGATTAATGAATTTTGGGAATTCGTTTGTTGATGCTGAATTTGGAGGTTAGAATCATCTTATATTCTTTAATCATTGAGCTTAAAGGAAATCATAAATTTAGGAATCTCAAGATTTGTGACAAATGTTTCATTACAATTCGAGTCAATACACATTTTGTTATGGGCTAGATTTGGGTGCACTGCTGGATTGAATTGTcattattagactagatttttatTATTACAATTACATTACTTTTGAGTTGGAGTTGAAATGAAAGCAGTGGAAGCTTGTGTGCTCATTACGAATGATAGGAAACTCACTACAGTTCAGTTATATCTAATTGCGAATGATAGGAAACATCACTACAGTTCAGTTATATCTGCTTTATCGAATTGGTTTTTTACAATTCAattcagttgtgcatccaaaTACACACAGGACCAATCAAAATGTAGATGGTGTTTGCTACAGCATTTGAAGGATGGGCACTAATGGCCTAGTCCTCTTCTTGACTATTTTCACACATTCGTTTCCACATTACAGGTATTTTGAATACTTGGGCACACTTttatggcctacctgatgattATTTTAATCTAAGAATTGGCTCAACCATTCATCTAGATGGGCTCAACAAAATAACATACTTTTATCCAAGCTTTCTTATATGTCAATCTAATTTTTGAACAATTTCCTACTTCAAGCTCTGGttggtgtgaatatacagcttCTTACCTATACTAACTTACAAGTTAACCAAGCACAAAAACCAACTTACCTGTAAGTGTAGGGAAATATTCCTAAATAAAGAATTTTgtataccaaaaaataaaataaaatgttgatCAAAATCAAGCTAAAGCATGTATCAGAtacattgtccttaaagcgtgattcgtccCCTCCTCTGAGATTAGAGATCGTTGGCAAGTTGCTGAAAGATTGCTTCCAGGATACAACAAGCCTTGTTTGGTCCTGTGCATAGCAATCACGAAGGGACCACCGTAGGAACTAGGCTAACGCAATCGCTATCTTTGGCAGACTCAGTGAGTTTTCATATTCATAAACTTAGTGAAGTTGAGAACTCAGTTTGTTATGCAACTAACTTggtaaaaagggaaaaagagaaattttaatcttgtttatttttcttttagacGTAAGCACTGGATTCTGGATTGCTCATGTCTCTGGACCTGGAGGGGTCAGATTTATATAGACAAAGAGAGTAGACCATTACACCTCAGGCTATCAAAGTTCAGAACGTTGCAAAAATATTTCTAAACGTTGGTTCATTAATCTAAGCGTTTTAGACCGTTGGATCCTTAATTTGATCATTGGACTAAAGATTTAaccatttggatcactgaatgttTGGTCGTTTTCAGACCGTTAGCATTAAGCATCATTATTTTCTAGTCGTTCTCCGCAATGGACTAATTAGACCGTTTTCAAAAACTAATATAAGTTAGCCTCTCTCACACTTCGCACCTTTCACACCGTCTCACAACGATTCGTGTtaggtcgcgagggagcgactaCTCGCGACATGATGTGCACTTGCGAAGCGCCACTAGTGCCACTACAGccacagccacactgcctcactacCCACGCCCTCACTAATGACcccaagttctctctctctctctctctctctctctctctctctctctctctctctctctctctctctcttctaaggAAGATCATCAGATTCATGAAGATTTGAGCGAATCAATGTAGAATCTAAAACGATGATGACAAAATCTATTTTTTTACACTTTTTCAAAATTGAtttagaggggaaaaaaaaaaaacttcaaaaattcaaaacctatTATTTATTTTAACCAAAAGAATTCTCAACAATCCTCCACTTGGTCAAATTAAATAATGGAAAATTTTCCAGACGTAAGAAATAGTtcttatgcataaagaaagatatctttcgatttgaaTCTtctcttagtgtaagtatttcaaaattttatcGAAATCCCTGGTAGCCACAACCTTAAACTAGTTATTGCTTAATGACAGAACCAGAGATACCACACGCATAATTACATTTGCATTATATGAGTTCACTTATATTACTCACTTAATACTTTTAATGGCAATGTGCTTATCATGTTTCGTGAACAATCCCGAGAGAAACTCTAACTCTATGAAAAGCAGCACCACCTCTACGTTTGCATAGGTGAAATCCTTATAGTGTCCTTGTTACTATAACACTTATcctttagactggatttcattaaaagTTCTAAGACTCAGTCCTCTATCTGTAACGGCCAGCACTATTTAACCCGGATGAGATCATCTTATTTTTTAATGCTGAAACTTTCCACTTGTCGGTGACTTGTTCTTACCTTTTGAACCcgaacttaaagattttctaatgttggattgggtttccatcactggtggaactttgagTGAAGAGTTTTAACCACATCCCTCTAGATgatgtccttactacctctcttaTTAGAAGTTTAGTAAAAGAATCACCCAAGTAATTGCTTGACTTCacatatgagatcgcaatgattccatctcaaaTCAACTGCCTTACATAGTCATGTCTCAAACTTGTGTGCCTGGACTTTCCATTATATGTGCCGTTGTAGGCTATCActagagtggcttcactatcacaatgaagtgaaatagTCGGTATAGGCTTCGCACAGAATGGGATTTCTAGTAGAAGATCCATTAGCCATTCAGCCTCTTTACCTGTTGCAGccaaagctatgaactcagatttcatcgtcgaatgcgttatgcatgtctatttcttggatccccaagagaTAGTtgcacctcctaaggtgaatacCCACACTATTGTGGACTTATTGTCCTCTGTACTCGATATCCAACTCGCatcagtatatccttccaacatGGCCAGAAATCCCGAGTAAAATAGCCTTAGTTCTTTGGTTGCTTTAAGGTAACCAAGAACCCTACTAATTGTCTTCCAGTGTTGGTGTTTCACATTAGGATTACCAACATATATTATATCCGGTCTAGTGTACtacataacatacataagactaccCATAACACTCGCATACTCAAGCTGTGCAACTACTCTTCCATCGTTTTCTttcaacttgatacttggatcaaatggggtattTGCCTCTTTGATTTTCAAGTGGTTAAACTTGCTCAGTATTAACTCCCACTatgtttttaactttgatacctaatatcgTATCCAGGTATCCAAGATTCTTCATTTTAAAAACGGAATaaagaaacctctttgtttcaattacacattttattttattattgatgattagcatgtcatcaacatatagataTAATAATAATGCAATTACTAACACCTTAGAGTAAATACACTTATCAGCTACactatgcatgaaaccatgaaatagcacttttgaattgaatttttcatgccattgtttaggtgCTTGCTTCAATCCATACAATGACTTAATAAGCCtacatattttcttttcatttcctggCAGAACAAACCCTTTCGGttgctccatgtatacctcctcattcaggtcaccattcaggaatgttgtctttacatccatttggtagatgtgaagatgatgtatggatgtcAATGCAAACAAAATTCTAATCGATGATATTCTAGCCATAGGTGAATATGTGTCAAAGCAATCAATTCCTTCTCTCTAACGGAATCCTTTTGCTACTAGTCAGAGCCTTGAAGGTCTGGATAGTACCATCAGTGTGGTCTTCCCTCCTGAATACCCACTTGCATCCTATAAGTTTGAAACATGAAAGTAGATCTACAAGTTCCCATGTTTGGTTTAACACAATTGAGTCCATTTCATCGTTAATGGCTTCATTCCAAAAAATGGAATCTCTCGAAGACATTACCTCATTAAAGGTTTTAGGGTCATCTTCTACAGTTAAAACTATAAGTATCTTCCTAATAACCTTTTCGCTATCACCCTCAACAAGATTAAATGAGATATGCTGAGAGTCTATCTGATTAGGGATCAAGAGTCTTCTTTACCCTAGCCTTATGACTTCTA from Magnolia sinica isolate HGM2019 chromosome 17, MsV1, whole genome shotgun sequence encodes the following:
- the LOC131231286 gene encoding uncharacterized protein LOC131231286; the encoded protein is MFISRIFGRTLLSAAASRAEASGAAAAVKAIHHNPLEEFFEADRSQDEDTPVVYGRSWKASELRLKSWDDLQKLWYVLLKEKNMLMTQRQMLHAQNLRFPNPERIPKVRKSMCRIKHVLTERAIDEPDPRRSSEMKGMINAL